The Candidatus Amarolinea dominans DNA segment TGCCGGCCGTGTGGGCCAACGCGCCGCTGAACAAGGCCTACAAACTGCCGAACGCCCTGCACAGCCAGGAGCACACCATCGTTGACCTGGGCGAAGACGAGTTTACCGTCGGGCGCCTGCACCCCATGCTGGACAACGAACTGCGCATCCGCCGGCTGCTGCAAGAGGCCCAGGACCCGGAAACGGCCGTGATCTTGCTGGATGTGGTGCTCGGCTACGGGGCGCATCCCAACCCGGCCAGCGAACTGGCCCCGGCCATCGCCCAGGCCCGCCAACTGGCCGACGACGCTGATCGCCACCTGGCGGTGGTGGCGGTTGTCACCGGAACCGACGCCGATCCGCAAAACCTGGACGCGCAGATCGAGCAGTTGCGCGGCGCGGGCGCATGGGTCACCACCAGCAATGAGGCGGCAGCGCGCCAGGCCGGGCAACTGCTGCTGCCGCTCGTCACTCCCTCCGTCCGGTCAGGACTGCCGCCGGTGAACCTGACCCTGCTGGGGCAACCGCTGGCCGCGATCAATGTGGGGCTGGAGTCATTTGCTGACAACCTCAAGCTGCAAGGAGCGTCCGTGATTCATGTGGACTGGCGCCCACCGGCCGGCGGCAACGAACGGCTGGCAGGCATCCTGGCGAGGATGAAGAAGACCTCAGCCTGAGAAAATAGAAGATAGAAGATAGAAGATAGAAGATAGAAGATAGAAGATAGAAGATAGAAGATAGAAGATAGAAGATAGAAGATAGAAGATAGAAGATAGAGGTGGGAGGAGACAATGATTGACATCGAAGAGGCGAATCGGCAAACCGTCGAGCGCATGATGGAAGCCCGGCCCGTGCTGGTGGGAATCGGGCGGGCGCGGGATGTCATCCCCGGCATGCACGACAACCTGCTCTTGCACGCCGGCCCTCCGGTGACCTGGGCGCGCATGGCCGGCCCCATGAAGGGCGCGGTGGTGGGCGCTTTGATCTTCGAGGGCAAGGCGCAGGGGTGGGACGATGCCGAAGCCCTGGTGAATTCGGGCGCCATTCAGTTCGCTCCCTGCCATCACCATGCCGCGGTTGGCCCCATGGCCGGCCTGATCTCTCCTTCCATGATGGTCTACATTGTCGAAAATCAGACCCACGGCAATCGGGCCTATTCCGGCATGAACGAGGGCCGCGGCCGCGTCTTGCGCATGGGCGCGTACAGCGAGGAAGTGATTACGCGCATGCACTGGCTCAACGATGTCTTTGCCCCCGTTGTTGACGAGGCGATTCGCCTCAGTGGCGGCCTTGACCTGCGCATTCTACTGACCCAGGCTCTGCACATGGGCGATGACGGCCACAACCGCTTGCAGGCCGCCTCGCTGCTGTTTCTCAAGAGTCTCGACCCGATGATCGTCAAAGCCGCACCCAACTGTGACGTGGCCTCTGACATCCTCAAGATTATCGGCGAGAACGCGCTCGCTGTCTTGAACCCGGTCATGGCCGCATGCAAGACGATGGCCGACGCCGGCCACAACATCGCCGGCAGCAGCATTGTCACCGCCATGGCGCGTAACGGCACCGAGTTTGGCATCCGCGTCTCCGGGCTGGGCGACCGTTGGTTCACCGCCCCGGCCAGTGTGGTCAAGGCGCTGTATTTTCCCGGTTTCACGGAGCAGGATGCTAACCCCGACATCGGCGATAGCACGATCACCGAGACGGCCGGCATCGGCGGCTTCGCCATGGCCGGCGCGCCCGCCATCGTGGCCTTCATCGGCGGTTCGGCCAAAGATGCGGTGCGCACCACCCTCGACATGTACGAGATCACGTTTGCCGAACACCGCTACTTCTCCATGCCCGCGCTCGACTTTCGCGGCACCCCCACCGGCATTGACATCCGCAAAGTGGTCGAGAAGAGTATGACCCCGCGCGTCAACACCGGCGTGGCTCACAAGGACCCGGGGATCGGGCAAGTAGGCGCGGGAATCGTTGTGGCGCCGATGTCCGCGTTCGAAGATGCGTTCATGGCCTACGCCGAGGAATACGGATTTGCCGATTGAGAAGCCGGGTTTCTGGCTTGACATCTCTCGAAAGGGTAACTGCTCACCCTGCAGGCCGATTTGGACAGGATGAACAGGATGTACAGGATTCTTGCTCTGTGGTGTGCAAAACTATCGGCACGAGAGTTCGAATATCCTGTCAATCCTGTGAATCCTGTCTGAATTCCAGGCAGACCCAGCAGTTACTCGAAAGGACACGAATTCATGGACCGCGCCTCGTTTATTGACATGCTGTCTACGGCCAAGATGACTGATCTGACCCAGGGGTGCAGCATCTTCACGCCGCCCTGGCCGGGCGAGAAGTCCCTGGAAATTCATTTCTTCAAGCGCGTGACCGGCGCCTACGGCGGCGGTCAGGGCGCCAACGGCCAGATTCTCAACTGGAGCAATACCGTCGGCACACACCTGGTCGGCGAGCGCGCCTTCCATTCGGGCGGCCGCGCCATCGCCGACATTTCCTTGCGCGACCTGTGCGGCCCCGGCGTCGTCGCCGACATTTCCGACCTGGTTTCCGACTACAGCCTCTACACGCCTGAGATGATCATGAGCCGGGCCGATGTGCGCCCCGGCGACATCCTGATCATCAACACCGGCTACCATCGCTACTCCTGGGATCAGCCCGATGTCTTTTCCGCGCAGGCGCAGGGCGGCGTGGAGTCGAAGGAGTTTGGCTTCTATGTGCGCCACCCTGGCCCCGCGCCCTCTTTCTTCCCCTGGGCGCTCGCCATGAAGCTCAAGGTGGTCGGCGTGGACTGTGGCTGTGCGGAGCATCCGATGAATACCCCCATCCGCCGTATGCACGAAAATCACTTCCAGCGCGCCGAAGCAAAGCTCAAGCAAACCTACGGCATGTCCTGGGACGAGATGTTCCCGCAGGATGACTACTACCAGATGACCCACATCACGCTGCCGAAGGCCCATCTGATCTTCGCCGAGGCCATCGTCGGGGACATTGACAAGCTCAAGAATCAGCGCGCCTGGATCGCCATCATGCCGGTCCCCTTCATGGAGGTCGAAACCGCGTGGGCGAGGGTCTGCGCCTATCAGCCGCCGGAGGGCATGGATGACGCAGCGTTCTACCAGGCCATGGCCGCGGCCGAGATCTTTGACCTGACTGCGCCCTTTAGCTGCCAGACGCCGCAGTGGCTCAACTACGTGCCGTTGAGCGTCACCTACAACAAGCGTGTCGGCGGCCAGTATTTCGGCATGGGCCGCAACGGCTCCACCTGCAACGCCAGCATTCACATCGCCACTCACATGGACGGCGAGAAGCACTTCTACCCGGCCGGGCGCGCCATCGGTGAGGTGCCGCTGACCGATTGGGTTGGCCCCGGCGTCATTGCCGACATTTCGCATCTTGTCAGTGATGCCAGTGTTTACACACCGCAGATGATCCAGGACGTCGTTGATATTCGCCCGGGTGACATCCTGATCATCAAGACCGGCTGGGCTAACTACGGCTGGTACAGCCCGGACGCGGACGAGTTTCGCTACATGGTCAACCACCCCGGCCCGTCACCCGACTTTTCCAAATGGGTCACCGACATGCACATCAAGTGGATCGGGGTTGATGCGGTCAGTGCGGACCACCCGATGAACACGATCATGCGCATCTGGCACCCCAAGACCTTCGCCGCGGCCAACGCCAAGCTGATTCGGGACTTTGGCAGGGATTGGGATGAGATGTACCCGTTGGACTACTATTACCAGGATATGCACCTGAACCTCTTCCCCAAACGAATCGTTCACGCGGAGAATCTGGCCGGCGACCTGTTGAATATGCCCAGCGGCCGCTATTACATCGGCTGCTACCCGCAAAAGGCGATGGAAGCCGAATCCATGTGGGCGCGCTTCGTGGCGATCAAAGCAGGGGAGTAGCAACGCCGTCCGCGGATGATGGCGTTGCACAAGAAGGTTCTTGTACCAGTGGAGGCACGTATCTGAATGAAGCCATCTCCTTTTACCTACCTCGCTCCTGGCAGTACCAGCGAGGCGCTCGCCTTTTTGAGCCAACACGGCTTCGATGCCAAGCTCCTGGCCGGCGGGCAGAGCCTGATCCCCGCCATGAACTTTCGCCTGGCCCAGCCGGCTGCCCTGATTGATCTCAACACCATCCCCGACCTGGCCTACCTGCGGCCGCAGGCTGACGGCGGGCTGGCCGTCGGTGCGATGACGCGCCACAGCACGATCGAGCATGACCCACTGGTCGCGGCGCGTGCCCCACTCCTGCGCGCCATGGCCCCCCACATTGCCCACGCGCAGATTCGCAATCGCGGCACCTTTGGGGGCAGCATGGCACACGCCGACCCGGCCGGCCATTGGCCCACTGCGGCCCTTGCCCTGCAGGCGCGCTTCCGCATCATGGGCGCAAGCGGCGAACGCTGGCTGGATGCAGATGATTTCTTCCTCAGTCTGTTCACCACCGCGCTGCAGGCAGACGAATTGCTGGCAGAGGTGATGCTGCCGCCGCTGCCGCCGCGCAGCCGCATTGGCTATCAACAGGTGGCCCGTCAGCACGGCGCCTTTCCGTTGGCCGGCGTGGCCGCGGTCATCACCCTGGACGAACACGGCCGCTACCAGGCCGCCCGGCTCGTCTATCTGGGCGCCGGTGAAATGCCCATGATCGGCGCCCAGGCCGCCAAAGCCCTGCTCGGCCAGGCGCCCTCGGCTGGCGTCATCGCCGCGGCGGCGGAGGCCGCGGCCCGCTATGATGTTGATCCCGGCGGCGACATCCACGCCTCGGCCGCGTACCGCCGACACCTGGTGAAAGTGCTGACCCGCAAAGTCCTGCACGAGACGGCGTAACCCTGGCGTGACCTAAGGAACACTCATGTCTCAAACCATTCCTGTGACGATGACCGTCAACGGCGCCCAATACGAACGCTTCGTCGAGCCGCGGCTGCTGCTGGCCGACTGCCTGCGCCACGAACTGGGGCTGACCGGCACGCACGTCGGCTGCGAGCACGGCGTCTGCGGCAGTTGCACCATTCTCTTCGATGGCAAACCGGTGCGCTCCTGCCTGATGTTTGCCATTCAGGCCCAGGGCCACGAGATTTTGACCGTCGAAAGCCTGGGCACGCCTGAGCATCTGCACCCCTTGCAGGCGGCCTTCCAGGAAAAGCATGCGCTGCAATGCGGCTTCTGCACCCCGGGTTTTCTGATGACCCTGGTCCCCTTCCTGGCCGACAACCCGCAGCCGACCGAGGCCGAGATTCGGGAAGCCATTTCGGGTAATCTCTGCCGGTGTACCGGCTACCAGCACATTGTGGAAGCCGTCCACCTGGCCGCCAGCCAGATGGCGCAGGCGTAAGCCGCTACCAGCGCCCAAACGGAGTCAATCGCCATGAGCAACCAATACATCGGCCAGCGCATTCGGCGCAACGAAGACCCCCGCCTGCTGACGGGGCAGGCCCTCTTCGTTGACGACGTTCAGATGCCGGGCATGCTGCACGCCGCTTTCTTGCGCAGCGACTACGCGCACGCCCGCCTACGCAGCATTGATGTCAGCGCGGCGCGCGCCCATCCCGGCGTGGTCGCGGTTTACACTGCGGAAGACATGGGCGACTTCTGGCGCCCCGGCCCGCTGCTCGTTCCCGCGCCCCATTCCATCCCCGGCCTGATTTTCAACAAGCGCACCCAGATTCCCCTGGTCAGGGACAAGGCGCGCCACGTGGGCGAACCGTTGGCCGTCGTCATCGCGGACAGCCGTTACACAGCCGAAGATGCCCTGGCGGACATCCTGCTGGACATGGACCCGCTGGATGCCGTGACCGACCTGGAGCAGGCGCTGAAGCCAGGCTCAGCGCTTGTGCATGATGATCTGCCGTCCAACCTGGCCGCGCACGTGGTGCAGCACAAGGGCCATTACGCGGAGGCCCGCGCCCGCGCCGACGTGGTGGTGCGCCGGCGCATCTCGATTGATCGCGGCGCGGCCGCGGCGCTGGAGAATCGCGGCTATGTCGCCTGGTGGGACCCCAAGATGCAGCAGTTGACGATGTGGGCCACCACCCAGGCGCCCATCGCCTTGCGCAACGTCATGGCCGGCATGCTCGGCCTTTCCGAAACTGACGTGCGCGTGATCGCGCCCTTTGTCGGCGGCGGCTTCGGCCCCAAAATCATGCTCGCCCAGCCCGAAGAGGTGCTGCTCTGTTGGGCCACGCGCAAACTCGGCCGGCCCATCAAGTGGATCGAAGACCGCGCCGAGAATTTCGTCTGCACCACCCAGGAACGCAGCCAACTGCACGATGTCGAGATCGCGCTGACTCGCGACGGCAAAATTGTGGGGCTGCAGGATGTTTTTCTGCACGACACCGGCGCCTATGATCCGTATGCACTGACCGTGCCGCTGAACACGCAAACGCACACCATGGGGCCGTACAACATCCCCAACTTCCACACCGAATACCGAGTCGTTTTTACCAACAAGATGATCGTCACCCCCGTGCGCGGCGCCGGCCGGCCACAGGGCGTGTTCATCATGGAGCGCATCATGGACGCCGCGGCGCGTGCGCTGCACATGGACCCCACCGAGCTGCGCCGCATCAACATGATCCCGCCGGACGCGTTCCCCTTTCACCAAACGATCATTGGTCAGGACTTCACCGAGCAGATCTACGACAGCGCCAATTTCCCGGCCACGCTGCAGATGGCGAAAGAGATGATCGGCTACGACCAGTTTGTGCGCACAGAACAGCCGCGGCTGCGCAGTCAAGGCAAGCACGTCGGCATTGGCATTGCCTGCTTCACCGAAAGCGGCGGCGTGGGGCCTTACGAAGGCGCGCGCATCACCGTGGCCAGCAGCGGCAAGATCAACCTGGCGACGGGCGTCGGCACCCAGGGGCAGGGACATTTCACATCCTTTGCGCAAGTGGCCGCCGAACACCTGGGGGTTAGTCCGCAGGATGTGCATGTCGTCACCGGGGATACCGCCCAGTTCCAGTGGGGCACCGGCACCTTTGCCAGCCGCGGCGCGGTGGTGGCCGGCAACGCGGTCAACGCGGCGGCCCTCGCAGTGCGCGGCAAAATCCTGAAGCTGGCAAGCAAGCTGCTCAACACGCCCGAAGAGGAGTTGGAACTAGCGGACGGCCAGGTGCGCGTGGCTGATCTGCCTGAGCAGACCATCAGCCTGGCCGAGCTGGCCTTCAAGGCCAACCCCATGCGCGGCTCAGTCGAACCGGGCACCGAGCCTGGCCTCGAATCTACCCAATACTTTGGCCCTCAATACGGCGCGACCGCCAGCGGCACCGTCGCAATGATCGTTGAAGTGGATCTGGAAACCATGCTGGTTCAGATTCAGCGCTTCGTCATCGCTCACGATTGCGGCACCGTTCTCAACCCCCTGATTGTGGACGGCCAGATTCATGGCGGTGTCTCCATGGGCATCGGTCAATCCTTCTACGAGCAGTTGATGTTCAACGAGGGCGGGCAACTTCTGAACGGATCCCTGGCCGACTACCTGCTGCCCAACGCCCTGGACATGCCGGCCAGGATCGAGATCGGACACCTGAACACGCCATCGCCCCTCAACCCGATGGGATCGAAAGGCGTGGGCGAAGCGGGCGCCATCCCCACACCGTCGGCCTTCGTGAGCGCCGTCGAAAACGCCCTGGGCCATCTCGGCATTGAGATCATGGAATCTCCCCTTAGCCCCAACCGGATCTTTGAGTTGGTGCAACCCAAGAGAACGTAAGCGTTCAGTTGGTCCTCACCCCCCGGCCCCCTCTCCCGACGACAGCAGTTCCGTCGTCGGGAGAGGGGGTAGGGGGTGAGGGCCTGAACGCTTACCCCAAGAGAACGTAAGCCCGCGGTGGCCCTTGCCTGTGCAAGGCAGGCGCCGGCCGCACCATCTACCGAGGAGATTGGTACGATTTATGAAGCTCGAAGGTGAATACCTGTTCAACGGCCCGCGTGACGACGTGTGGAAGCTAATTCGTGACCCCGATGTGCTTGCAACCGCCTTGCCAGGCACGCAAAGCCTGACCAGGTTGAGCGACACCGAATTCGAAGGCGCCATGAACCTCCACATCGGCCCCGTCACCGGCGTCTTCTCGGGCAAAGTCCTTGTCTCCGATGAAGTTCCCCCCGAAAGCCTCACCCTGACCGCCGAAGGCAAAGGCAGCCAGGGCTTCGGCAAAGGCGTGGGTCGCGTGCAGTTGCAGTCGCAGGAAGGCAACAAAACCCTGATGACCTACGAGGGCGACATCCTCGTCGGTGGCAAACTTGCCAGCGTCGGCCAGCGCAACATCGAGACCGTGAGCAAGAGCCTGGTCAAGCAAGGCCTGGCCGCGCTCGACAAAGCCCTCGAAGCCCGCGTCGCCGCCTCAGCGGGCGAGGCGGTTGCGTATACGCCACCTAGCGAGACCGAGTTTGCCATCGCCGTGGCCAAGGATGTCGCCGGCGACCTCAAGGAGCGTGCCCTCGCCAGCCCCTACGGTCGCACCCTGATCTATGCAGTTCCGCTCATCGCCGTGCTCATCATCCTGGTGTTCATCCTG contains these protein-coding regions:
- a CDS encoding DUF1116 domain-containing protein; its protein translation is MIDIEEANRQTVERMMEARPVLVGIGRARDVIPGMHDNLLLHAGPPVTWARMAGPMKGAVVGALIFEGKAQGWDDAEALVNSGAIQFAPCHHHAAVGPMAGLISPSMMVYIVENQTHGNRAYSGMNEGRGRVLRMGAYSEEVITRMHWLNDVFAPVVDEAIRLSGGLDLRILLTQALHMGDDGHNRLQAASLLFLKSLDPMIVKAAPNCDVASDILKIIGENALAVLNPVMAACKTMADAGHNIAGSSIVTAMARNGTEFGIRVSGLGDRWFTAPASVVKALYFPGFTEQDANPDIGDSTITETAGIGGFAMAGAPAIVAFIGGSAKDAVRTTLDMYEITFAEHRYFSMPALDFRGTPTGIDIRKVVEKSMTPRVNTGVAHKDPGIGQVGAGIVVAPMSAFEDAFMAYAEEYGFAD
- a CDS encoding cyclase family protein, encoding MDDAAFYQAMAAAEIFDLTAPFSCQTPQWLNYVPLSVTYNKRVGGQYFGMGRNGSTCNASIHIATHMDGEKHFYPAGRAIGEVPLTDWVGPGVIADISHLVSDASVYTPQMIQDVVDIRPGDILIIKTGWANYGWYSPDADEFRYMVNHPGPSPDFSKWVTDMHIKWIGVDAVSADHPMNTIMRIWHPKTFAAANAKLIRDFGRDWDEMYPLDYYYQDMHLNLFPKRIVHAENLAGDLLNMPSGRYYIGCYPQKAMEAESMWARFVAIKAGE
- a CDS encoding xanthine dehydrogenase family protein subunit M, giving the protein MKPSPFTYLAPGSTSEALAFLSQHGFDAKLLAGGQSLIPAMNFRLAQPAALIDLNTIPDLAYLRPQADGGLAVGAMTRHSTIEHDPLVAARAPLLRAMAPHIAHAQIRNRGTFGGSMAHADPAGHWPTAALALQARFRIMGASGERWLDADDFFLSLFTTALQADELLAEVMLPPLPPRSRIGYQQVARQHGAFPLAGVAAVITLDEHGRYQAARLVYLGAGEMPMIGAQAAKALLGQAPSAGVIAAAAEAAARYDVDPGGDIHASAAYRRHLVKVLTRKVLHETA
- a CDS encoding (2Fe-2S)-binding protein — its product is MSQTIPVTMTVNGAQYERFVEPRLLLADCLRHELGLTGTHVGCEHGVCGSCTILFDGKPVRSCLMFAIQAQGHEILTVESLGTPEHLHPLQAAFQEKHALQCGFCTPGFLMTLVPFLADNPQPTEAEIREAISGNLCRCTGYQHIVEAVHLAASQMAQA
- a CDS encoding xanthine dehydrogenase family protein molybdopterin-binding subunit; this encodes MSNQYIGQRIRRNEDPRLLTGQALFVDDVQMPGMLHAAFLRSDYAHARLRSIDVSAARAHPGVVAVYTAEDMGDFWRPGPLLVPAPHSIPGLIFNKRTQIPLVRDKARHVGEPLAVVIADSRYTAEDALADILLDMDPLDAVTDLEQALKPGSALVHDDLPSNLAAHVVQHKGHYAEARARADVVVRRRISIDRGAAAALENRGYVAWWDPKMQQLTMWATTQAPIALRNVMAGMLGLSETDVRVIAPFVGGGFGPKIMLAQPEEVLLCWATRKLGRPIKWIEDRAENFVCTTQERSQLHDVEIALTRDGKIVGLQDVFLHDTGAYDPYALTVPLNTQTHTMGPYNIPNFHTEYRVVFTNKMIVTPVRGAGRPQGVFIMERIMDAAARALHMDPTELRRINMIPPDAFPFHQTIIGQDFTEQIYDSANFPATLQMAKEMIGYDQFVRTEQPRLRSQGKHVGIGIACFTESGGVGPYEGARITVASSGKINLATGVGTQGQGHFTSFAQVAAEHLGVSPQDVHVVTGDTAQFQWGTGTFASRGAVVAGNAVNAAALAVRGKILKLASKLLNTPEEELELADGQVRVADLPEQTISLAELAFKANPMRGSVEPGTEPGLESTQYFGPQYGATASGTVAMIVEVDLETMLVQIQRFVIAHDCGTVLNPLIVDGQIHGGVSMGIGQSFYEQLMFNEGGQLLNGSLADYLLPNALDMPARIEIGHLNTPSPLNPMGSKGVGEAGAIPTPSAFVSAVENALGHLGIEIMESPLSPNRIFELVQPKRT
- a CDS encoding carbon monoxide dehydrogenase subunit G, encoding MKLEGEYLFNGPRDDVWKLIRDPDVLATALPGTQSLTRLSDTEFEGAMNLHIGPVTGVFSGKVLVSDEVPPESLTLTAEGKGSQGFGKGVGRVQLQSQEGNKTLMTYEGDILVGGKLASVGQRNIETVSKSLVKQGLAALDKALEARVAASAGEAVAYTPPSETEFAIAVAKDVAGDLKERALASPYGRTLIYAVPLIAVLIILVFILSRCAA